DNA sequence from the Vicia villosa cultivar HV-30 ecotype Madison, WI linkage group LG3, Vvil1.0, whole genome shotgun sequence genome:
GGGCAATTCGAGGGTGTATTTTACACTTGGGACAttcctttgtgagagacacaccatatATGGTGCCTCTTTCACTTGTGCATTGCTCTTGGCCCAATGTGGATGGTCCCTATGATGACCCAACATGCTTCTCCCATCTGACTCGATAATTAGATCTTCAAACTGGTTAGGAGTAACAATTATACCACACTCATCTCTTCTAACTTTTTCATTAAGCATGCAATGTTTAATCATTGACATTACCAATTTCCCATTCATAACTAAATTAGTAAGTGTCACAACAAGAACTAAATAAGGTTCTTGGTTATTGGTTACATACATTTGTTCATTGTAGCCTCTTCAACTTGCTCATCATGATAAGGTTATTGGTCATTGGTTACATTATCATCGCCTACCTGTATATCTAGATCATCAACAAAATTTCCACTAGGAGGTTTAAGCACAACATTAGTATAACTTCTACCATCATATTTTGACTTATCTATTTTATCAAAATCATAAATAGTTTGGTCTTCAAGAAATATCACATCACACCttctaataattttattttcaattggaTCCCACAATCTATAACCCAACTCTTTATGACCCAACAATGGCATCAAAGTCGATGGTTCAAGTAAGGGACTGACTCCTTGTATCAAAAGTCTTTTTGACAAGGTGGTGGTTAGGCGACATGTCCCATTGTAGTTTGCAAACAAAAGTACAAGTGTATGCCGATGAAAGAGCTTCCACTTAAGTGAGGTTCATAGTGGATGGACTCATACTCGAGGGTTAGATTGCTGAGAAACAAGTGTGAGTCATGTAAGTACCACATTGCTTGAAAAAGTGAAGGAAGTGAGACGACCCATACACCCATTATCTTAAATTTTTCGGTAAATATGTGGTCTCTCTCTCTCACTTTATTGGGTTAGTTTTTGAACTTTAGGGGAATCTTTTACCCAACATTGATGCTTCCCTCGTGATGATCCATCAATGTATGAGTCGTcttacttataaagtgttcaacctCCATATTTCCAAAAAATGTAGGACTAACacaactcacacttgtttctcaatAATATGCATATGCAACATGAAATCACTAGTATGAATCTAACTTCAAGTCTCGTTATCACCCAAATCTGTATAGGACCACTCATGTTTAAATGCTAAGTGTTAATGGGCCTCTTTACAGTTTACAACAAGGTTTTGTTCTGCCACCATAAATCCCTTATACTAATATTATGTTCATACATGAGTCAATAAGGAATATATTTGAATCACATAGAAACAAGAAGTAATAAATTCTTACATATTTCTATGGACAATTGTCACATTAAATAACTACTTTGAAATCCATGAGACAACAAATCAATGACAATAATCATTAAATAATGCATATGATCATCCATTATATGGACATAATAATTAACTCAATCATATACATGTAATTGCAACTTATCAAACATTAGCCACTCAGATGTGTCAAATTGTTGATGTGTATGAGACTAAATGATAGTGTTAACACTTTTGTGGTGGCAAACAAAGGTATGCATTATCCCCAAATTCTTTGAAGGTAATATGTTAATCCTTCcaatataagttttttttaaaaataggctTAAATGCAATTTTAACCCCTCTATTtgtattattttgaatttttgaacccCTTTTTAAAAAATTCAGCCTTTTGGTCccaaaatatacatttttttggCAATTTTTTGGTCCCTCCCCATATTTGTGTATGTGGCACATAAAAATGATGACATGGATCAGTCAACAGGCTGCCACTTCATTAAATGAGTCAAttcattatttttaatttcaaaatgaaTTTATGAAATTCTTTGAATTAGTTTTGTTATTAATTTCTCTTCATTAACCAGAGAACATAATATTCTGATGAATGTTAATTTTAGATGACCCCAAATTTCTCTTCATCTTATTCATTAGTTGTATGCACATTCAAGCTTGCCTCTTCTTCATAACAAAATTGTTTCATCCATATAACAAAATTGCATCTTACTTTGCCAATCAACCATGTCTTGGTGTTTCGAAGCAAGCAATCGAACAAAATCTCCCTCCGTCCATGGTGAATGTATATATGGTCTTAATGCACCGTTGATGACATCATGGACCGATACTAACCCAAGATGCCACTTTTACGGGTGTGCGATGTAGAAAGTAAGTTTTTGTATCAGTTATGTTTGAGTCTCAAATTTTCCAATTCTTTCCATCATTGAGAATTCATATCCTATGTAGATTCAGAGGTACAAACGATGCAACCATTTTGTTTGGTGTGATGAAGAGATGTGCCCAATAGCAAAAGACATGATTTCATATTGAATCAGATATTGAATAATGCAAAGGTTAAAATCGATGAGGGATGATCCAAGAAGATGAATTAAAGATGAAGATCAAAAATTTGAATATGAAGATCAAGAATTTGAATATAAAGATCAAGTATTTGAAGTTTTCGATTGCCATTATTATTGTGTTGGTAATAGGACTAGTTTCAGGATGTGTAATGAAGTAGGATGTGGAGTGACTTTGTCAAATGTTGTTCAGGATGTGTAATGAAGTAAGATGTGTAATTTGAAATGTTGTTCAATGTAATTGGGAGTAATGTTTCCAGAAAATCTGTTGTAATGTGAAATGTTGTAATGTGAAATGTTGTTCAATGTTATGTTGTTCCTAAAAATATGCTATTAAATTGTGCCAATTCTTTTCTAGTTGTTGTCTAAATAGAGACCACCATATCACAACATACATATAATAACATCATTTTTATATTATAGACCATAACATCACAACATACACATCATTATAGGTCATTGTTAAATTACAACATACACAAACCAAGATTTTCACAGCATTGCAGCATTACAGGTCACATCATACACGTACCATTATTTCAGTGTACAGTTAAATCAAGCTTTGCAAACtttcaatattttaatattacaGGTCACAACGTACCAATATTTCAATATCTCAAACTTTTGAAACTGGCAAAAGGTACTTAATCACATACATTATACTTGTTCATTACATATGTTTAGCAACTTAATCTAGAGGTACTTATAGTACTTGATCCAAAGGTAAAAAATTACAACTTAACCAAAAGGTGCTTATCGTACTTGATCCAAAAGGTACCAAATAACAACTTAACCAACATGTTCTTATAGTACTTGAACAATACACAACATTAAAGGTACTTCAAATCAAAATACTACTGCTGAGATGGTTGTGTAGGTAGGGGGTGCTTGTGATGAGCTTCCAATTTTAACTTCACTTGTCTTTGTTTTATTCTATTATCCACCCTTTGTATTCTTCTTTTGTCCATCCTTTGTAGTCTTCTTGTTATTTCCATATTTTGAGATGGCTCTATCAGCAACCCTCTTGCCTTTACAACTTTTGTTGTTGTGTCCCATTGCTCCACACTTATGGCAAGTGACTGTTGCAAGTTTTCTAGGAAGGACATGTTGATTTCTTGGTTCATCATTAGTCTTATTTTAGATTAACAACATATGTGTCAATTCCATTAGTCACACCATTATATGGCCATGTCATCATCACCATGCCATGTAAGAGTCCAATGTGAtgcattcttcttgttctttTCAAGAACCAATTGTATTTTAGGGCATATATCACCACTGTAGTTATTCACTACTTCCTTCTACTTAGCTATCCTCTTAGTAAGGTAACGCTTAATCCCTTACAATAAAGTAATTATTGACTTATCCCTATATTCTAGAATGGCCCTATTGAAAGCCAGGCACATGTCGTTTACCTGAAGGTCACATTTAGAATATGTTTCGTAGTGAGATCGACTCCAGTAAGATGTAAGGATATCCACCATTTCTTTCCATGCAGATTCTTTCATGCTCTTCATCTTTAACATTGCCCTCTCCCATGCTGGTGCAATTGTAGCTTATGATGTACTCCACACAACCTCTTTAAATTAAAGCCCAAgatttttcttcttctaattcCCATATAGATGCTTCATACAAAGACGTTGCTCAACACGAGCACTCACACTTTGAATTGCTAGAGCTAATCCCTAACATACAAACAATACCATTACAATGTCACTACATGAATAATTACAACTTGACCATCAGATAAATAATTACAAGTTACCTTTTGTTGGTATGAGATAAAAATATAAGCCCTTTGGTTTATACCTTTCAAGTCTTCCAATAGAATTTTGATGAACCAATCCCAAGAATCTTTTTTCAACCTCCATAACAGCATAAGCAATAGGAAAAACCTTGTTATTTCCATCTCTCCCCACAGCTTCCATCAATTGCCCACTAAAGTCACCTTTCAAAAAATAAGCATCGAGCTCTATTAATGACCTACAATATTTTGCAAAATCATACTTGGAAGCCTTTAAACATACATAAATTCTCTCAAATACAAGGCCTTCATTTGAGTCAGCACATTTGATCACAACACTACTATTAGGGTTGGATTTCAATAAATCTTGGGCATAGCTCCTCAAATGGTTAAATTAGTCCATACCAGCACCTTGTAACAGATCCACAACCCTTCCTTTAGCTCTATAAGTTTGATCATGGGACAAATTCACTCCTCATCTTTCAAGATAATAAGCAATCAATCCTGCTGGCTTCATGTCAAGGTTGTGTCTTAGAATGTAACCAAGCTTCTTAGCCAACCATGTAGTCTTTGCTTGCATGTTACATGGAGTTATAGAACAGTTGTGTTCATCAAATAAACTAACTACTTGCCAATGTTGATCCCTTACCTTTTTACTAGCTCTCATGTGGAAATTGCATTCTTCCATGCATTTATTCGCTATTCTCTTTGCATCATCTTTCTTAAtgacaatattttttttcttctcccATAACATATTCTTTTTAAACATCCATCACCATTTTTTTTTGCTAAACACCATACCTAGCTCAAACTTTAATGACTCGCCACTTTTATAAGAAGGAAACTTCTCATGTTCCTCATCACTACCACTCTCATTAGGTATATGCAACACATCAGAATCACCATCCTCATCAGAATGTCTAGCTCTATCAACATCCTCATCATCTTGTATGACAGTTGTCAAATCCAAATCCACATTATGTTCAACATTTTCAACATTGATAGCATGCTCACTGAACTCATAATCATCATCACCAAAACTACCTAACTCACCATCACTTCCAATATAGTCTTCATAATCATAATCACCCGAACTCTTGTTGTTTTCCATTCCAACTTCAATATTTGCCTCAACATGTTCACTACCAACTTCAACACCAGCCTCAATATGTTCACTCCCAAATTCATCACCAGCCTCAACAGGTTCACAACCAACTTCAACATCAGCCATATCATGATCACTTGTAACTTCAACATTACTATCAACCTCATCATCAACATAGTTTGGACCATCATCCTCATCATAATCATATACTATTTCAGACTCATCTATCACTTCTACTGAGTGCTCAACATAAACATCCACCAAGTCAAATCCTTTTACATCCTCAACTAACTTAAGAACATCACCATTACAGTTTATGGGTCTCAGGCCACGACTAAAGTTATATTTGAGATTCCAATCCCACGTGCACCTGATATTCCTATATCCCtcatttattatcaaattttCCACGACTAACACATTTTCATCTTAATTGtaccaataaataaataagattaaTACAACATATTTTCATCTTAATTTGtaccaataaataaataagtaaataaacaaAGGGTATATTTGCAATAACACAGAGGAGGCTAAATAGAGGAGTGTTTTTGTGAAGGAGAACAAAAGCTAAACGGATAATTCCTTCTTCCGATTATTATGTTGTGTTGTTGATATGGCGTCACTCGTCACCCCAGCGCATGTTAGCAACACCAAACCCTTGCACTGTTCTACTCGGAAGGCTAACCGTGTGAAGTGTGAACTTTCACCGCCATCATGGAGAGAAGGCCGGCGAATGGTGTCCATCTCTCTACTTCTTTCCCCCTTCCTTCTCACTCCTAACCGTATGCATTCTCTCTGTTTCACTTTTTGCTGTTCCATCCTCTTCTTCTGCACATTGAATTGCTCTTGTTTTCTGTGTTGCAGGTGCTAATGCTGAAGGAAATTTTATGGATAAATATGTTAAGAGGTAATTCTCATTCACATTCACAGCTTTCTCTCTTTAGTTAAAGCGCTTATTATATAAGTGCTTATGCATAATCTATTTCAATAACAAGATTGTTTTCATATAGTCTATAGGCTATTATTCCTAAACTATTCTAGAGAGCTTATGAAAATAActgaaaacaacttatcaatatgtCATATGTTGTTTCTATAAGCTCTTCCAAACAGTTTTGCAAGGGTTTATGCTAGCTGATAAGCTGTCAATTCAAACGgatcttttataattttttgtgtTGCTGGCTTGAAGTTAGTGATGTATACACCCGAGACTTATGTTAATTAAGTAGAAAACAATGAGTTGTTACTTTGAGGGTGTTCTTGAGCTTTTTGTGGAGCTTCATCATGTTTTGAACAGAATTGGAGTACATACTCCTTTATTCATTCTTTGAGGAAGGATATAAAAGAATAGAGACATGCTTGATTGTAGGATATTAGTGGAGATGCACATGATCTATTTGATGATAATGGTGGTTATGGACTTCTTGAATTGGAAAAGTTGTCCCTCGGTGAACGATTTTAATCTATTCTTTTTTAGATGATGAAAACGGAGAATTGAAAATGATATAATTAGTAGTATTATATAGTAAGCAATAGGCAATTGGATAGAAGCATATGCAACTAAACTCATTCATCACTTATTTTAAATCTAATGCTGTTAAGTGTTATGTGACATTTTGGTATTTTTGCTATTCTTGTGTCCTCGCATCCATGTCCTATTGTACTTGTGTCATATCAAATATACAATTAAGCAatcataaatttattaaatttaaagtaGCTATTTCCTAATtttagatttgtttttttttttttttgtaatttgtaGTGGGTTTTATATTATTGACATTATACTTGAAATCAATGTTTTGTTCCTACAAAATAATGATTCTGATTCTAATTTTTTTCTTGAATGCTCAGAAAAAAGCTAGAGCCTCTGGAGACTTATGTACCCGCTGTAATACTCACACAGTTCCAGATCGAGGATTTGGGTAAATCTCTAgactttgatttatttatttcttagttGGTATAATTGTACAATTTGTCAAGCTTtccattttttctctctttttgatATGCTAAGATAACTATGAAAAACAAAATCTATGAACATGAATTTAACGAGACCTGTTTTTCTTCATTGGATTGGTAAATTTGGCATAATGCACACAATCTCATCATAACTCTGTGGTTAAGTATCAACAAGACAGTTTGGCCGAGCGGTCTAAGGCGCCAGATTTAGGCTCTGGTccgaaagggcgtgggttcaaatcccacagctgtcattcatttttttttttagttttttgaaatttatttattgttttagttttttgaaatttaaatttggcctcattctttttttttttttttgaaatttaaatttggccTCATTCTTATATAATTGTATGCATCTAATCTCTTAGAGTTGTATGCATTTTTTGAGATTTAAATTTGGCCTCATTCTTATATAATTGTATGCATGTAATCTCTTGATTATCTTCATATAAATTCTACTTATACTTTTCTTTCTATTACTACAGATAAAACATTAGAGGGCAATGAACCCCAGTTTGCCCTCTGCCGGTCTCTACTTCGTTCTGGGCCTGCAGCATCTCTTCGTATAAATATTCGAGCAGTAAGTAAAGGCTTCCTTCAGCATCTTAGTTCTTCACCCTCCCTACTTTATGATATGTTAGTATCTGTGAAAGTTAATTAAAGCTCCACAATCTTTTTATAGGTTGCGCAATATGCTTCAGACAGTGGCAATGGTAAAGCTGCTTTCAACAATGTCGATGAATGTTTGAGGTAACATAATCAATTTCCCGCAAAAATCATTATGAAACTAATATGCTTGAAATAATTATCACCATTAGCAACTGAGCTATAGTAATAAATTTCATGATTATGTATAAACTTAAACCTCAATTGAAGAATTTGGTGTCTGAAGGTCAATTGAGGAACTCGACTCCTTGCTTCTGCGTGCATCAAGAAATGATCCTGGCGCCTCAGTCAAATCAATGAAGACAAACGTCAAATCTGCCCTTATTGCTCTAGACAGGTGATTTTCATGTACTTTTTCTCTCCTTAGCCGGCTTTATGGGGCTGTCAGCTGCTAGCCGTTAAATTACGAGAGAGAAACGTCTCTCTTAATCTAACGACCCTGCAACCGACTAGTTGAATTGTGTCATACTACCAATTTACACATTCCCGTGGCAGAGAAAGATGCTATTCTTAATAAACTTTCTGTTTCAGCCTCTTACAAACAGTACCATCGGATGTGCTAAGTAAGGGAAAGGTTATAGCTGATTCATACTTGGAGGATCGGGAAGACGTCGAAACAGAGAGCTTGGACCCTGGTTTAAAGCAATTAGAATCAATACTATGAAAATAGCCTTGTTTATATCTCTATACCAACCTGTATTACTTTCTCACCTCTATGTTCCCAATCATTGTTATCCTCACATGTTCATATTCAGTTGAAGAAACTGAATTTGGTGCTTCATTGCATCTGCATCTTcataaattaaacaaataataaaaggaTTCAAGGTTCTTCTAATCTACCACTTATACTACACCAACCACGTTGAAGGACTTGAGGTTCTTCTGATCTACCACTTACACTACTACACCAACCATGTTGATTTATTATCAAGTGCTTAATAACTATGTACGGacaattaggggtggaaataggctaggctaggctttagaaggcctgagcctggcctacgataaacttaaaaggcctaagcctggcctaaggcctatcataggctcagttttttagcctggcctggcctttttaaaagcctggcctgaaagcctatttaaaaagcctgtatcttattaaagttttcaattagtCTGTATAACTTAAGAAGccttgtaggtcgacctatatatatatatatatatatatatatatatatatatatatatatatatatatatatatatatatatatatatatatatatatatatatatatatatatatatatatatatatatatatatatatatatatatagggtagcctatttagttttttttttc
Encoded proteins:
- the LOC131655207 gene encoding uncharacterized protein LOC131655207, translating into MASLVTPAHVSNTKPLHCSTRKANRVKCELSPPSWREGRRMVSISLLLSPFLLTPNRANAEGNFMDKYVKRKKLEPLETYVPAVILTQFQIEDLDKTLEGNEPQFALCRSLLRSGPAASLRINIRAVAQYASDSGNGKAAFNNVDECLRSIEELDSLLLRASRNDPGASVKSMKTNVKSALIALDSLLQTVPSDVLSKGKVIADSYLEDREDVETESLDPGLKQLESIL